A genomic stretch from Seriola aureovittata isolate HTS-2021-v1 ecotype China chromosome 13, ASM2101889v1, whole genome shotgun sequence includes:
- the ubr1 gene encoding E3 ubiquitin-protein ligase UBR1, giving the protein MAEGEKSPDGLELSKKWLEAADSRAELLRYLKEQVPQIFCLRKEFSPQEEEDLMQSRLLYPLECFLFGEDPQEGLEKLKQGSTSSQLCGRVFKEGETVYSCRDCAIDPTCVLCMDCFQDSVHKSHRYKMHASSGGGFCDCGDVEAWKIGPCCSKHDPGAATAMVTDECALEPELYERAEKLLRVLLHYVTDFLVWEESFDLSAELQPRQKDNAYYCVLYNDEHHSYDHVIYTLQRSVNCDQAEAQTHTALIDKEGRRAVKRGPLRSCQQAKDLIRSNSEHISLQPLRVEILHAAVMAHQTFAVRLGSWFQKIICYSAGFRQAFCQVALEPNTDGDHPCLISRLMLHDAKMYKGARKIVHELIFCSMLMETESKRLFAIEFTKHYKQLQKDFIHDDHERSISITALSVQIFTVPTLARQLIEEGNVIKVVVDTVMELLREHLDDSNRFFFLGYNSDKFSRIQVIFHDLRYILISKPAIWTTELRREFLEGFKVFLGLLKCMQGMEEVKRQFGQHIAVEPEWEAGFSLQIQLRHILAMFQDWCSSDDEILLLTFKECHEFLMQCNNQSFRKEATDYYMCKHILHVRPYKVSQEPVSIHLPISRLLAGLYVLLCKTGAIEHLDNPESYDYTQLAEHPLRCVVLAAQVSAEMWRRNGLSLVSQVYYYQDVKCREEMYDKDILMLQITASKMDPNHFLMLILLRFELFDYFNGSCSSKDQDELTQWNRLTEEMLYLLIIIVGERYVPGLSQVTREDVTMREVVHLLCIEPMAHSSLVKGLPENESHETGLETVITKVSTFKKPGVSGHGLYEVKKERLVEFNPFFYHYSRSQHSKAEESQKKRRSQEGNDKALRPPVPPAFCPAFSNIVRLFCCDIIIHILRRVLQRAAEDRATHWTEAMIQRALHLIGQALLEEKTQLEDRTVEEVTFDFSLKARRIGSEHGKSVFLLLSKIKALPSLEAQKDMVKWVLQMFEIVKCLREKSSPTASMSVETTKPEESAQDKEKAERKRKAEAAKLHRQKIMAQMSAMQKNFIESNKMLYDNMPDSGTQGEPVTTSDSCAMEQRELCVAVGPHRGSTPAEREVLTCILCQEEQEVVAQAPAMVLTACVQRSTVLTQCRGKILTNRADGPGTSYPLLMPPELAVGTHTGSCGHVMHATCWQKYFEAVQNTTRNRLHAELIIDLENGEYLCPLCKSLCNTVVPLIPLEPLMFNYENAEIIGQHLTMPRWIQILSARIKGLKSVTQDNDCNTEGNSSDGEAMALCGEGQPDFRSILSYGVQEPRKFSDSIAEMLVVCATTVHRVGLQTAPNELCPRVPLMAWNTCAFTIQAIENILQEGEKSLFGSLQNRQLAGLKAIVQFSASQRLKSSQAVIQRHFTDMLGVLLPVMSRKNTPSLLEVDFFHLLVGLVLSIPSLYQEEAVDLQPSAVSSAYNHLHILHLVTMAHILQVLLSSTDFSPVAGAEETEEVRAAAELYNIVSQHTGRLVPDVSGSSVAERVRRGIEPFLRCAALFFNCLTGVHPPEELSSTSVTSQGQMEALCSYLSLPSNVFQLFQEHRDTVSPLMQRWCGNPAITKALKGKIQTVRYPRGRNRLIDLPEDYSALLNQASHFQCPKSTDDERKHPTLCLFCGAMLCSQSSCCLSQLDGEDVGACTAHAATCGAGVGMFLRIRECEIILMASKTRGSTYPAPYLDDYGETDPHLVRGNPLHLCPERYRKLNQLWQQHCILEEIARSLEVVNVMFAFEWQML; this is encoded by the exons GATGAGTGTGCGTTGGAGCCTGAGTTATATGAGCGTGCTGAGAAGCTGCTCCGGGTTCTGCTGCACTACGTCACAGATTTCTTGGTGTGGGAGGAGAGCTTTGACCTATCAGCTGAACTCCAGCCCCG ACAAAAAGACAATGCATACTACTGTGTACTGTACAATGATGAGCACCACTCGTACGACCATGTGATCTACACCCTGCAGCGTTCTGTTAACTGTGATCAGGctgaagcacagacacacacagcacttaTTGACAAAGAG GGTCGGCGTGCAGTAAAGAGAGGACCCCTTCGTTCCTGCCAGCAAGCAAAAGACCTTATCAGG TCCAACTCTGAGCACATTTCCCTGCAGCCTCTGCGTGTGGAGATCCTTCACGCAGCAGTAATGGCTCATCAGACCTTTGCTGTGCGTCTCGGCTCCTGGTTCCAAAAGATCATCTGTTACTCAG CTGGCTTCAGGCAGGCCTTCTGTCAGGTGGCACTCGAGCCAAACACAGATGGAGACCATCCTTGTCTCATCAGCAGACTCATGCTGCACGATGCCAAGATGTACAAAG GAGCTCGCAAGATAGTACATGAGCTGATTTTCTGTAGCATGCTAATGGAGACAGAGTCTAAGAGGCTTTTTGCAATTGAGTTtacaaag CACTATAAGCAGCTACAGAAGGACTTCATCCATGATGACCATGAGAGGAGCATATCCAtcactgctctgtctgttcAGATCTTCACTGTACCCACACTG GCCAGACAGTTGATTGAAGAAGGAAATGTCATTAAGGTGGTAGTTGATACCGTTATGGAATTGCTGCGTGAACATCTGGATGACAGCAATCGTTTCTTCTTCCTGGGTTACAACTCAGACAAGTTCTCACGCATCCAGGTTATCTTCCACGACCTCAG gtATATTCTGATCAGTAAACCCGCAATATGGACTACAGAGCTGCGGAGAGAGTTCTTAGAGGGATTCAAAGTCTTTCTTGGGCTTCTCAAGTGCATGCAG GGTATGGAGGAGGTGAAGCGCCAGTTTGGACAACACATCGCAGTAGAACCAGAATGGGAAGCCGGCTTTTCTCTTCAGATCCAGCTGCGCCATATTCTTGCTATGTTTCAGGACTGGTGTTCCTCTGAT GACGAGATCTTGCTGCTCACTTTTAAAGAGTGTCATGAATTCCTGATGCAGTGCAATAATCAGTCCTTCAGAAAGGAGGCCACTGACTACTACATGTGCAAGCACATCCTCCATGTTCGTCCGTACAAAGTGTCTCAGGAGCCTGTCAGCATACATCTGCCAATCTCCAGGCTTCTGGCTG GCCTGTATGTACTTCTGTGCAAAACAGGGGCAATTGAACATTTGGACAATCCT GAGAGTTATGACTACACGCAGCTGGCGGAGCATCCTCTACGCTGTGTGGTGCTGGCTGCTCAGGTCTCAGCCGAAATGTGGCGGAGAAATGGGCTTTCATTGGTCAGCCAG GTCTACTACTACCAGGATGTGAAATGCAGGGAAGAGATGTATGACAAGGACATCCTCATGCTTCAG ataaCTGCTTCAAAAATGGACCCCAACCACTTCCTCATGCTGATCTTGTTGAGATTTGAGctctttgattattttaatggAAGTTGTTCAAGCAAGGACCAG GACGAGCTGACACAGTGGAATCGACTGACAGAAGAGATGCTGTACCTCCTGATCATCATCGTTG GTGAGCGCTATGTCCCCGGGTTAAGTCAGGTGACCAGAGAGGATGTGACAATGAGGGAGGTTGTCCATCTGTTGTGCATTGAGCCCATGGCTCATAGCAGTCTGGTCAAAGGCCTGCCAGAGAAT GAAAGCCATGAAACAGGCCTGGAGACAGTCATTACCAAAGTTTCCACCTTCAA AAAACCAGGAGTGTCAGGACACGGACTATATGAAGTAAAAAAAGAGCGTCTGGTAGAATTCAACCCTTTCTTCTACCATTATTCCAGATCCCAGCATAGCAAG GCAGAAGAGTctcagaagaagaggaggtctCAGGAGGGCAATGATAAAG CTCTGCGTCCTCCGGTGCCCCCAGCCTTCTGCCCGGCTTTCTCCAACATAGTGCGTCTGTTCTGCTGTGACATTATCATCCACATCCTGAGACGCGTCctccagagagctgcagaggacCGGGCTACTCACTGGACAGAAGCCATGATCCAGAGG GCCCTGCACCTGATTGGTCAGGCATTGcttgaagagaaaacacagcttgAGGACAGGACTGTAGAAGAAGTGACCTTTGATTTCAGCCTTAAGGCTCGCA GAATTGGTTCAGAACATGGCAAGTCAGTGTTCCTCTTGTTGTCAAAAATTAAGGCTCTTCCTTCCCTTGAAGCTCAGAAAGACATGGTGAAATGGGTCCTACAG ATGTTTGAGATTGTCAAGTGCCTTAGAGAGAAGTCCAGTCCAACAGCTTCCATGAGTGTGGAGACAACCAAGCCagaagag AGCGCTCAGGACAAAGAAAAAGCCGAGCGGAAAAGGAAGGCAGAGGCAGCCAAACTCCACCGTCAGAAGATTATGGCCCAAATGTCAGCAATGCAGAAAAACTTCATTGAGTCAAACAAGATGCTGTACGACAACATGCCTGACAGTGGGACACAGGGAGAGCCTGTTACAACAAGTGATAG CTGTGCCATGgagcagagggagctgtgtgtaGCCGTTGGGCCCCACCGAGGGTCAACCCCGGCTGAGAGGGAGGTGCTGACCTGTATTCTTTgccaggaagagcaggaggtaGTGGCTCAGGCTCCAGCCATGGTACTGACTGCGTGTGTCCAGAGGTCCACAGTGCTGACACAGTGCAGAGGAAAGATACTGACCAACAGAGCAGATG GGCCAGGGACATCATATCCCCTCCTCATGCCGCCTGAACTGGCAGTGGGGACCCACACTGGCAGCTGCGGACATGTCATGCATGCCACTTGTTGGCAGAA atattttgaGGCAGTCCAGAATACGACCAGGAACCGTCTCCATGCTGAGCTGATCATCGACCTGGAGAATGGGGAGTACCTGTGTCCCCTGTGCAAGTCTCTGTGCAATACTGTTGTCCCTCTCATCCCGTTGGAACCACTAATGTTTAACTA TGAGAATGCAGAGATAATTGGACAGCATTTAACCATGCCTCGCTGGATCCAGATCCTCTCTGCTAGGATTAAAGGACTCAAGTCAGTCACTCAGGATAATG ATTGCAACACAGAGGGCAATAGTTCTGATGGGGAAGCGATGGCCCTGTGTGGAGAGGGCCAGCCAGACTTTAGATCCATTCTCAGCTATGGAGTACAAGAACC GAGGAAGTTCTCAGACAGCATAGCAGAGATGCTGGTTGTGTGCGCCACCACGGTCCACAGGGTGGGACTGCAGACAGCGCCCAATGAGCTGTGTCCTCGTGTGCCCCTCATGGCCTGGAACACATGTGCCTTCACTATTCAGGCCATAG AAAACATATTGCAGGAAGGGGAGAAATCGCTCTTCGGGTCCTTACAAAACAGACAG CTTGCAGGTCTAAAGGCAATAGTTCAGTTTTCAGCTTCCCAGAGACTTAAGAGCTCTCAGGCTGTAATCCAAAGGCACTTCACAGACATGCTGGGGG TCTTGCTGCCGGTCATGAGCAGAAAAAACACCCCGTCCCTCCTTGAGGTGGACTTCTTCCATCTTCTG gtgGGGTTGGTGTTGTCTATACCCTCACTGTACCAGGAGGAGGCTGTAGACTTACAGCCATCTGCTGTCAGCTCTGCCTACAACCACCTGCACATCTTGCATCTGGTCACCATGGCACACATACTACAGGTCCTCCTGTCCTCTACAG ATTTCAGTCCAGTAGCTGgtgcagaggagacagaggaggtgagagcagcagcagagctctaCAATATAGTGTCACAACACACTGGAAG GCTGGTTCCAGATGTGTCTGGCAGCTCTGTGGCAgaaagagtgaggagaggaaTTGAACCTTTCCTGCGCTGTGCTGCTCTCTTTTTCAATTGCCTTACTGGTGTACATCCTCCAGAGGAGCTTTCTAGTACTTCTG TTACCTCTCAAGGACAGATGGAGGCACTATGCAGTTACCTGTCACTACCCTCCAATGTGTTCCAGCTCTTCCAGGAGCACAGAGACACTGTTAGTCCACTGATGCAGAG GTGGTGTGGGAACCCAGCTATAACCAAAGCCCTGAAAGGCAAAATCCAGACAGTCAG ATACCCCAGGGGAAGGAATCGTCTGATTGATCTTCCTGAGGATTACAGTGCTCTCCTCAATCAAGCCAGTCATTTTCA GTGTCCCAAGTCTACAGATGATGAGAGGAAGCACCCGACCTTGTGCCTGTTTTGTGGGGCCATGCTTTGCTCTCAGAGCTCCTGCTGTCTCAGTCAGCTGGATGGGGAAGATGTGGGAGCCTGCACCGCCCACGCTGCTACCTGTGGAGCTGGTGTGGGAATGTTCCTCAG GATAAGGGAGTGTGAAATTATTCTGATGGCCAGTAAGACTCGAGGAAGCACATACCCTGCTCCTTACCTGGATGATTATGGGGAGACTGATCCTCACCTGGT AAGGGGCAATCCATTGCACCTGTGCCCAGAGCGCTACAGGAAGCTGAACCAGCTGTGGCAGCAGCACTGCATCTTGGAGGAAATCGCCCGCAGCCTGGAGGTGGTCAACGTGATGTTTGCCTTTGAGTGGCAGATGTTGTGA
- the LOC130180190 gene encoding photoreceptor outer segment membrane glycoprotein 2-like, with translation MAVLRVKFTKTKRDKLAQVLWILNWISVVTGAILFSLGLFLKVEINKRGELMAERDIQYVPNMLIAVGLIACAINFLGGKICYDCVDTTKFLRWKLIMLPYIICTFFFTFCVLVGALMCYSMRGELEESLNLGLTEAMRFYKDTDTPGRCFLKRTLDMLQIDFQCCGNNGYKDWFQIQWISNRYLDMSQKEVVDRLRSNVEGKYLMDGVPFSCCNVNSPRPCIQQQITNNTAHFNYEHQTEELNLWMKGCRQALLEHYNYIMQSIGLAVLITWLFELSVLTGVRYLQTSLENVLRQGDPNSESDGWLLENSFMETARTNLNIIKSLGKSNQIDTANNGDPNIDVPSTSKAHYGPDNVPPKQIPEAS, from the exons ATGGCGGTCTTGAGGGTGAAGTTCACCAAGACCAAGAGGGACAAGTTGGCCCAGGTGCTGTGGATCCTCAACTGGATCTCAGTGGTGACAGGGGCCATCCTGTTCAGCCTGGGCCTCTTCCTCAAGGTTGAGATCAACAAGCGAGGAGAGCTTATGGCTGAGAGGGACATCCAGTATGTGCCCAATATGCTCATAGCCGTGGGCCTCATCGCCTGTGCCATCAACTTCCTGGGTGGGAAGATCTGTTACGACTGTGTGGACACCACCAAGTTCTTGCGCTGGAAGCTGATCATGCTGCCCTACATTATATGCAccttcttcttcaccttctgTGTGCTGGTGGGGGCTCTGATGTGTTACAGCATGCGTGGGGAGCTGGAGGAGTCTCTGAACCTGGGGCTGACAGAGGCCATGAGGTTCTACAAGGACACGGACACACCAGGACGATGTTTCCTGAAGCGCACTCTGGACATGCTGCAGATAGACTTCCAGTGCTGTGGCAACAACGGCTATAAAGACTGGTTCCAAATCCAGTGGATCAGCAACCGTTACCTGGACATGTCTCAAAAAGAGGTGGTGGA TCGCTTAAGGAGTAACGTGGAGGGGAAGTACCTGATGGATGGAGTCCCCTTCAGCTGCTGCAACGTCAACTCCCCCCGGCCCTGCATCCAGCAACAGATCACCAATAACACAGCCCACTTCAACTACGAGCACCAGACGGAGGAGCTGAACCTGTGGATGAAAGGGTGTCGGCAGGCGCTGCTGGAGCACTACAACTACATCATGCAGTCCATCGGCCTCGCGGTCCTCATCACCTGGCTGTTTGAG CTGTCAGTGTTGACAGGAGTCCGTTACCTCCAAACCTCCCTGGAAAACGTGCTGAGGCAGGGAGATCCTAACTCCGAGTCCGACGGCTGGCTGCTGGAAAACAGCTTCATGGAAACAGCCCGCACCAACCTGAACATCATCAAGAGCCTCGGCAAGAGCAATCAGATAGACACAGCCAACAATGGGGACCCCAACATTGATGTCCCCTCCACCTCCAAAGCACACTATGGGCCAGACAACGTGCCACCGAAGCAGATACCTGAAGCCAGTTGA